The Spirosoma foliorum genome has a window encoding:
- a CDS encoding nucleoside hydrolase — protein MKKLPILIDCDPGHDDAVMLMLAIGSGLFDIKAITTSAGNQTQQKTLTNALKLKELLGVDIPIYKGCDKPLFRNLIIADHVHGELGMDGPILPEPTLKPESIPAVEAIAAILTNSDEPITLVPTGPLTNIATFLLAYPHLKSKIARISLMGGGGFRGNMTPTAEFNIYVDPEAASVVFNSGVPITMCGLDVTHKALVFQEDIERFRSIGNQSGKVVAELMDFFSIYYRSERPELEGGAALHDPCAIAWLIDPTMFTSKSCYVDVEVTGKLTLGTTVVDFFNVLKHTPNTEFVYDIDREKYINLIYKAVQKLP, from the coding sequence ATGAAGAAATTACCCATACTTATCGACTGCGACCCCGGCCACGACGATGCCGTTATGCTCATGCTGGCCATCGGTAGCGGCTTATTTGATATTAAAGCAATTACAACTTCGGCGGGCAATCAGACACAACAAAAAACACTAACCAATGCGCTAAAGCTCAAGGAATTGCTTGGCGTTGACATACCTATCTACAAAGGTTGCGATAAACCGCTTTTTCGCAATCTTATCATTGCCGACCACGTACATGGTGAATTAGGTATGGATGGGCCAATTCTGCCTGAACCGACGCTAAAACCGGAGTCTATACCAGCTGTAGAGGCCATAGCAGCTATTCTGACTAATAGTGACGAACCCATAACCCTCGTTCCAACCGGGCCACTAACCAACATCGCTACTTTTCTGCTGGCATACCCACACCTAAAATCGAAGATTGCCCGAATCTCGCTGATGGGTGGTGGTGGTTTTCGGGGTAATATGACGCCCACCGCCGAATTCAATATTTACGTTGACCCCGAAGCAGCTTCGGTCGTGTTTAACTCGGGCGTTCCGATTACGATGTGTGGTCTGGATGTTACCCACAAAGCACTCGTTTTTCAGGAAGACATTGAACGATTCCGTTCGATCGGCAATCAATCGGGTAAAGTGGTTGCCGAACTGATGGATTTCTTCTCCATCTATTATCGAAGCGAACGCCCGGAGCTGGAAGGAGGAGCGGCCCTGCATGATCCCTGCGCCATCGCCTGGCTTATTGACCCAACGATGTTTACGTCAAAATCCTGTTATGTGGATGTTGAAGTTACGGGTAAACTGACGCTGGGCACTACTGTCGTCGACTTCTTCAATGTGTTGAAACACACCCCGAATACCGAGTTTGTGTATGACATTGATCGGGAGAAATACATCAACTTGATTTACAAAGCCGTTCAAAAACTGCCTTAA
- a CDS encoding NUDIX hydrolase, translated as MNPDKDPQPWQVETSEYIHQLPWFTVRKDAIRMKNGGSIPNYFVFEYPDWINVVAVTKDKQLVLIRQYRHGIAGVHYELCAGVIDPGEEPIVAAQRELLEETGFGGGQWHHLMTLSANPGTHANLTHAFLAIDVEIKQAQHLENTEEITVHVVSRERAMEIINNGEMMQALHLAPLLKYLNRDLFDLTD; from the coding sequence ATGAATCCAGACAAAGATCCCCAGCCCTGGCAGGTCGAAACCTCAGAATACATTCATCAGTTGCCGTGGTTTACGGTTCGTAAAGACGCCATTCGGATGAAAAATGGTGGTTCAATTCCCAACTATTTCGTTTTCGAATATCCGGATTGGATCAATGTAGTTGCTGTTACAAAAGACAAGCAACTCGTACTCATTCGGCAATATAGACACGGCATTGCGGGTGTTCACTACGAGCTTTGTGCGGGCGTTATTGATCCCGGCGAAGAGCCAATTGTAGCCGCTCAGCGCGAGTTACTCGAAGAAACCGGGTTTGGTGGTGGTCAATGGCACCACTTGATGACGCTCTCTGCTAACCCTGGTACTCATGCCAACTTGACTCATGCGTTTCTGGCAATAGACGTTGAGATAAAGCAGGCACAACACCTCGAAAACACCGAAGAGATTACGGTGCACGTTGTTTCGCGGGAACGGGCGATGGAGATTATCAATAACGGCGAGATGATGCAGGCCCTGCATTTGGCCCCGTTGCTGAAATATCTGAACCGGGATTTGTTTGATTTAACTGACTGA
- a CDS encoding pyridoxal phosphate-dependent aminotransferase, whose translation MIIPLALRADQTQEYYFSVKLAEVRRIQATGHDVINLGIGNPDMMPSANTIDALIQSAQQPTSHGYQNYKGTPALRQAIAQFYSHTYGVALDPETEILPLIGSKEGITHISLTYLNEGDGVLVPELGYPAYRAVSQMVGAKVHEYPLLEHAGWQPDWEAMTDLLAALPASEKTKIIWLNYPHMPTGAPATHALFERAVRFAHDNRVLLCHDNPYSLILNKKPPISLLSVDGAKEVAVELNSLSKSHNMAGWRIGWMAGAKAYVDAVLTIKSNVDSGQFKPLMDAATEALGNSDDWHWERNAVYQGRLDAVHALLDALDCSYSTDQEGLFIWAKLPDSVESAETLVNDLLTKKHVFIAPGFIFGPKGNRYVRVSLCVPEDRIRTATERILNRNFFD comes from the coding sequence GTGATTATCCCTCTTGCTCTCCGCGCTGATCAAACGCAGGAGTATTATTTTTCAGTGAAGTTGGCCGAAGTCCGTCGGATACAGGCGACTGGTCATGATGTGATTAACCTTGGCATTGGCAATCCTGATATGATGCCTTCGGCCAATACAATCGATGCGCTTATTCAGTCGGCACAACAGCCTACTTCGCACGGCTATCAAAACTATAAAGGTACGCCCGCCCTACGACAGGCTATTGCCCAATTCTATAGTCATACATACGGTGTTGCCCTTGACCCCGAAACGGAAATTTTACCGTTAATCGGTTCTAAAGAAGGCATCACACATATTTCCCTCACCTACCTGAATGAAGGCGATGGCGTACTGGTTCCAGAGCTGGGTTATCCGGCCTATCGGGCCGTCAGTCAGATGGTTGGGGCCAAGGTTCATGAATATCCACTGCTGGAACATGCTGGCTGGCAACCCGATTGGGAAGCCATGACCGATTTATTAGCCGCATTGCCTGCTTCCGAAAAAACTAAAATCATTTGGCTCAATTACCCGCACATGCCCACGGGTGCTCCCGCTACTCACGCGTTGTTTGAGCGTGCGGTACGGTTTGCGCATGACAACCGAGTATTGTTATGCCACGACAACCCCTATAGCCTGATTCTGAATAAAAAACCACCGATTAGCCTATTGTCGGTCGATGGAGCGAAAGAGGTGGCTGTGGAGTTGAACTCATTGAGCAAATCGCACAACATGGCAGGCTGGCGTATTGGCTGGATGGCGGGAGCCAAAGCGTATGTCGATGCTGTGTTAACGATAAAAAGTAATGTTGACTCGGGCCAGTTTAAGCCGCTCATGGACGCTGCGACCGAAGCATTGGGCAACTCTGACGACTGGCACTGGGAGCGTAACGCTGTCTATCAGGGTCGCCTGGATGCCGTTCATGCCCTTCTGGATGCGCTTGATTGTAGCTATTCTACCGATCAGGAAGGTCTATTTATCTGGGCCAAACTACCCGATTCGGTTGAATCAGCCGAAACCCTAGTCAACGATCTGCTGACAAAAAAGCACGTTTTCATTGCGCCCGGCTTCATTTTTGGGCCTAAAGGAAATCGATACGTGCGAGTATCGTTATGCGTGCCCGAAGACCGTATCCGAACCGCAACTGAACGGATTTTGAACCGGAATTTTTTTGATTGA
- a CDS encoding GxxExxY protein, with the protein MIKAEYKYSELTSKVIGCAFEVHKILGSGFQEVIYQRALAIELEECSIGFAREYDMPIFFKGRHIGSRRVDFLIENVVSVELKAITTLNDDHLAQAINYLEAYNLEVGMLINFGCSSLQFKRLLNKKFRP; encoded by the coding sequence ATGATTAAAGCAGAATACAAATACTCAGAGTTGACGAGTAAAGTAATTGGGTGTGCATTTGAAGTACATAAGATACTGGGGAGCGGATTTCAAGAAGTTATTTATCAACGAGCATTAGCAATAGAATTAGAGGAATGTAGTATTGGTTTCGCTCGTGAATACGATATGCCGATTTTCTTCAAAGGAAGGCATATCGGCTCTCGTAGGGTTGATTTTCTGATTGAAAACGTGGTCTCTGTTGAATTAAAAGCAATTACTACTCTCAATGACGATCATTTGGCTCAGGCTATTAACTATTTGGAAGCTTATAATCTTGAGGTAGGTATGCTCATTAATTTTGGCTGTTCAAGTCTACAGTTTAAACGACTTTTAAATAAAAAATTCAGGCCTTGA
- a CDS encoding prephenate dehydrogenase: protein MTVSIIGIGLLGGSFALAIREKYPKMHFIGVDASPVNGQLALAKGIVDEVLPLAEAVAQSTLVVMATPVNTIIDLLPTVLDHLPTGATIIDLGSTKELICTIADAHEKRAQFVAVHPMAGTENSGPGAAFKELLPGKNLIICDREKSNADSLTLVESLFRDIGMKLFYMTPKEHDLHLAYVSHLSHISAFALGLTVLEKEKDEQAIFDMASTGFSSTVRLAKSSPQMWAPIFDQNRTNVSDALAAYIDFLQQFKTVIDTQDLQTSLDFMQRANVIRRVLDGIEKR from the coding sequence ATGACTGTTTCCATTATTGGCATAGGTTTATTAGGTGGCTCATTCGCCCTGGCGATACGTGAGAAATACCCAAAAATGCATTTTATTGGCGTCGACGCGTCGCCCGTAAATGGTCAGTTGGCGTTGGCAAAAGGTATTGTCGACGAAGTTCTGCCGCTGGCCGAAGCGGTAGCCCAAAGCACACTCGTTGTGATGGCCACGCCCGTTAACACGATCATCGATCTGTTGCCGACAGTGCTCGATCATCTGCCAACGGGTGCTACCATCATCGACTTAGGTTCTACCAAAGAGTTAATTTGTACCATAGCCGACGCCCACGAAAAACGAGCACAGTTTGTGGCCGTACACCCTATGGCCGGTACCGAAAACTCAGGACCAGGCGCTGCGTTCAAGGAACTGCTCCCCGGCAAAAACCTTATCATCTGCGACCGGGAGAAAAGTAACGCCGACAGCCTGACGCTTGTTGAGAGTCTATTCCGGGATATAGGCATGAAATTGTTTTATATGACGCCAAAGGAGCACGATCTGCACCTGGCTTATGTCTCACACCTAAGCCATATCAGCGCCTTTGCACTTGGCCTAACTGTGCTGGAAAAAGAGAAAGACGAACAAGCCATTTTCGACATGGCCAGTACGGGTTTCAGCTCGACAGTTCGTTTAGCGAAAAGTTCACCACAGATGTGGGCCCCCATCTTCGACCAGAATCGCACGAACGTATCGGATGCACTAGCCGCTTACATCGATTTTTTACAGCAGTTTAAGACCGTAATCGACACCCAGGACCTTCAAACGTCACTGGACTTCATGCAGCGGGCCAACGTCATCCGACGGGTACTAGACGGAATTGAGAAACGGTAA
- a CDS encoding type II toxin-antitoxin system RelE/ParE family toxin, translated as MVNITFTNRAVADLDAIGEYHAHYSPGYASHLQDAIIDKTGLLRQQPEMGRKVPEFDLPYLRELIHKSYRIVYKIVSPNQIDIITIQHSSRNLSERFFDAE; from the coding sequence ATGGTCAACATAACCTTTACGAATCGAGCAGTTGCTGATCTTGATGCCATTGGCGAATACCATGCTCATTATTCGCCTGGCTATGCCAGTCATTTGCAGGATGCGATCATCGACAAAACAGGACTACTTCGCCAGCAGCCAGAAATGGGGCGTAAAGTCCCTGAATTTGATCTTCCTTACCTGCGTGAATTGATTCATAAATCCTATCGGATCGTTTATAAAATTGTCAGTCCAAATCAGATTGACATTATTACAATTCAGCATAGCTCACGTAATCTATCGGAACGTTTTTTTGATGCCGAATAA
- a CDS encoding aldo/keto reductase: MQASEQSAGSNVAAQAGTITIGNDLTVNRMAYGAMRITGNGIWGPPKDHDEAIRVLKRCLDLGINFIDTADSYGPYVSEELIAEALHPYPDGLVIATKGGLLRTGPNQWPVDGSRKHLQEALEGSLKRLKVDRIDLYQLHRFDSKVPSDEFLSFLQEAQEQGKIKHIGLSEVSIDQIEEAKKYFEVVSVQNMYNFGEQRWNDVLKYSEQNNIAFIPWFPLNAGNVAADNAIKKVAARHGATDYQIALAWLLAASPAMLPIAGTSSVKHLEENIQAATIKLTDEDLQDMPLPN; the protein is encoded by the coding sequence ATGCAAGCAAGTGAACAATCAGCCGGGTCAAACGTGGCCGCACAGGCTGGTACAATTACCATCGGGAACGATTTAACAGTTAACCGTATGGCTTACGGAGCCATGCGTATTACGGGAAATGGAATTTGGGGGCCACCCAAAGATCATGACGAAGCCATTCGCGTTTTAAAACGGTGCCTGGATCTAGGCATTAATTTTATCGATACGGCTGATAGCTACGGGCCTTATGTTTCGGAAGAACTTATTGCCGAAGCGCTCCACCCCTACCCCGACGGCTTAGTGATTGCCACCAAAGGGGGATTACTGCGTACAGGCCCCAATCAATGGCCAGTAGACGGAAGCCGAAAACACCTTCAGGAAGCCCTGGAAGGAAGCTTAAAACGTCTAAAAGTCGATCGAATCGATTTGTATCAATTGCACCGCTTCGATTCCAAAGTACCCTCCGACGAGTTTTTGAGTTTTTTGCAGGAAGCCCAGGAACAAGGTAAGATCAAACACATTGGTTTATCGGAAGTGAGTATCGACCAGATTGAAGAAGCGAAAAAATACTTCGAAGTCGTATCGGTACAAAACATGTACAACTTTGGCGAACAACGCTGGAATGATGTGCTGAAATACAGCGAACAGAACAATATCGCCTTTATTCCGTGGTTTCCCCTCAACGCAGGGAACGTAGCCGCCGACAACGCCATCAAGAAAGTAGCCGCTCGCCACGGTGCAACCGATTATCAGATTGCCCTAGCCTGGTTATTAGCCGCTTCGCCTGCCATGCTTCCGATTGCCGGAACATCTTCTGTTAAGCACTTGGAAGAAAACATACAGGCGGCTACCATCAAACTTACCGACGAAGATTTGCAGGATATGCCATTACCTAACTAA
- a CDS encoding ferritin-like domain-containing protein, with protein sequence MITNKEIVDDLNELVKINNDRIQGYEKAIEDNEDAQLDDLFRHYVIQSQNFRSQLADHIVRIDGSAVSDATSTDVTSKIHRAWIDIKTALTGKDRESVLSSVEFGENAAIEAYQDAIDKDHIPAYIKEDLQKQLSELQIAHDKISSLEKVS encoded by the coding sequence ATGATTACGAATAAGGAAATTGTTGACGATCTCAACGAGCTGGTTAAAATCAACAACGATCGCATTCAAGGGTATGAAAAGGCGATTGAAGACAATGAAGACGCCCAACTGGACGATTTGTTTCGGCATTATGTTATTCAGAGCCAAAACTTCCGTAGCCAACTAGCTGATCATATTGTACGGATTGATGGATCGGCTGTATCGGATGCAACCTCAACCGATGTAACCAGCAAAATTCACCGCGCGTGGATTGATATTAAAACCGCATTGACAGGTAAAGATCGCGAAAGCGTGTTGAGCTCGGTTGAGTTTGGCGAAAATGCGGCCATTGAAGCGTATCAGGACGCGATCGACAAAGATCATATCCCAGCCTATATTAAAGAAGACCTGCAAAAGCAGCTAAGCGAACTGCAGATCGCGCATGATAAAATTAGTTCACTGGAAAAAGTGTCCTAG
- the carB gene encoding carbamoyl-phosphate synthase large subunit: MPKNSNIRSVLIIGSGPIVIGQACEFDYAGSQAARSIRDEGIEVSLINSNPATIMTDPINADHVYLLPLEKKSIVEILKKHQEMGRPIDAVLPTMGGQTALNLAIDCDKAGIWQKYDVKIIGVDIKAIETTEDREKFRLLMLQLGAGVCKGRTARSFLEGKEIAQEIGFPLVIRPSFTLGGTGGGFVNKPEDFDKALTAGLHASPVHEVLVEQSVMGWKEYELELLRDNNGNFIIICSIENFDPMGIHTGDSITVAPAMTLPDTLYQKMRDLSIRVMSGIGQFAGGCNIQFSVNPQTDDIIVIEVNPRVSRSSALASKATGYPIAKIAAKMAVGYNLDELINPITGTTSAFFEPAIDYVIVKVPRWNFDKFPGADRSLGLQMKSVGEAMGIGRNFQEALQKACQSLEIRRNGLGADGRELTDRAALTESLQHPSWNRLFHIYDAFKAGMSFRTIQQLTKIDPWFLHQIEELIELEREIQQYDLDDLPPELLRTAKQKGYADRQLAHLLQVRESKIYDYRQTHNIRRVFKCVDTCAAEFEAKTPYYYSTFNNQLPITTDRPEPVSDLPGNESIRSNRKKIVVLGSGPNRIGQGIEFDYSCVHGVLAAKEAGYETIMINCNPETVSTDPDIADKLYFEPVFWEHVHAIIMHEQPEGVIVQLGGQTALKMAEKLTRYGIKIIGTSWEALDLAEDRGHFSEMLQKLDIPYPKFGTVRESEAALELSRSLGFPLLVRPSYVLGGQSMKIVINESELEQHVMKIMQDIPDNNILLDHFLEHAIEAEADAICDGEDVYIIGIMEHIEPAGIHSGDSYAVLPTFDLSENVLRQIEEHTKKIAVALKTVGLINIQFAIKDEVVYIIEANPRASRTVPFICKAYQEPYVNYATKVMLGDKKVKDFDFKPVKKGYAIKIPVFSFSKFPNVNKELGPEMKSTGEGIYFIDDLTDDYFQKVYSERNLYLSR; this comes from the coding sequence ATGCCAAAAAATTCCAACATTCGCTCGGTTCTTATTATTGGCTCAGGCCCCATCGTTATTGGCCAGGCATGTGAGTTCGATTATGCTGGCTCACAGGCCGCTCGTTCTATTCGGGATGAAGGGATAGAAGTGTCGTTGATTAATTCCAATCCGGCCACGATCATGACCGACCCAATCAACGCCGATCATGTCTATCTTTTGCCGTTAGAGAAAAAGTCGATCGTCGAAATCCTGAAAAAGCATCAGGAAATGGGACGTCCTATCGACGCTGTCCTGCCAACAATGGGCGGGCAAACTGCCTTAAATCTGGCTATTGACTGTGATAAAGCAGGCATCTGGCAGAAATATGACGTTAAAATTATCGGGGTCGATATTAAAGCTATCGAGACAACCGAAGATCGGGAGAAATTCCGGTTGCTCATGCTCCAACTTGGCGCGGGAGTCTGCAAAGGGCGTACAGCCCGCTCGTTTCTGGAAGGCAAAGAAATTGCCCAGGAAATTGGCTTTCCGCTGGTTATTCGACCCTCCTTTACGCTCGGTGGTACGGGCGGTGGTTTCGTTAATAAACCCGAAGATTTCGACAAGGCGCTCACCGCTGGCTTGCACGCATCACCTGTTCATGAGGTGTTGGTTGAACAAAGCGTAATGGGTTGGAAAGAGTATGAATTGGAGCTGCTGCGAGATAACAACGGTAACTTCATCATTATCTGCTCCATCGAAAACTTTGACCCGATGGGTATTCATACCGGCGACAGCATCACGGTTGCCCCGGCCATGACCCTACCCGATACACTCTACCAAAAAATGCGCGATCTATCCATCCGGGTAATGAGTGGCATCGGGCAGTTTGCCGGAGGGTGTAATATCCAGTTTTCGGTTAACCCACAAACCGACGACATCATTGTTATTGAAGTTAACCCTCGGGTAAGCCGGTCGTCTGCGCTGGCGTCAAAAGCAACGGGCTACCCGATTGCCAAGATTGCGGCTAAAATGGCTGTTGGCTATAACCTCGATGAGTTGATCAACCCTATCACGGGCACGACCTCGGCCTTTTTCGAACCAGCCATCGATTACGTTATCGTAAAAGTACCTCGCTGGAATTTCGACAAATTCCCAGGCGCCGACCGCTCGTTAGGTCTGCAAATGAAATCGGTGGGCGAAGCGATGGGTATTGGACGGAACTTCCAGGAAGCCTTGCAAAAAGCCTGTCAATCGCTCGAAATTCGTCGAAACGGGCTTGGCGCCGATGGTCGCGAACTCACCGATCGTGCAGCCTTGACGGAGAGCTTGCAACACCCAAGCTGGAATCGACTGTTCCATATTTACGATGCCTTTAAAGCTGGGATGTCGTTCCGTACGATTCAGCAATTGACGAAAATTGATCCCTGGTTCCTGCATCAGATTGAAGAACTAATTGAACTGGAGCGTGAAATTCAACAATACGATCTGGACGATCTGCCACCTGAATTGCTCCGTACAGCAAAACAAAAAGGGTACGCCGACCGTCAGTTAGCGCATCTATTGCAGGTTCGGGAAAGTAAGATTTACGATTACCGTCAGACCCATAATATCCGCCGGGTATTTAAGTGTGTTGACACCTGCGCGGCTGAGTTTGAGGCTAAAACGCCTTACTATTACTCAACATTTAATAACCAGTTGCCTATCACTACCGACCGACCAGAGCCTGTTTCGGACCTGCCGGGTAACGAGTCGATTCGAAGCAACCGGAAGAAAATAGTGGTACTGGGTTCAGGACCAAACCGGATTGGTCAGGGCATCGAATTCGATTATTCCTGCGTACACGGTGTGTTGGCCGCTAAAGAAGCGGGTTACGAAACGATCATGATCAACTGTAACCCTGAAACCGTTTCGACTGATCCGGATATTGCTGACAAACTCTATTTCGAGCCTGTTTTCTGGGAGCACGTCCACGCTATCATTATGCACGAACAGCCCGAAGGTGTCATTGTGCAGCTGGGTGGGCAAACGGCGCTGAAAATGGCCGAAAAACTGACCCGTTACGGTATCAAAATCATCGGTACGAGCTGGGAGGCACTTGACCTGGCTGAAGATCGTGGCCACTTCTCAGAGATGCTCCAAAAGCTGGATATTCCATATCCAAAATTCGGAACGGTACGGGAATCAGAAGCTGCACTGGAATTATCGCGTAGTTTGGGCTTCCCGCTTCTGGTACGACCAAGTTATGTACTAGGCGGTCAAAGCATGAAAATCGTTATCAACGAAAGTGAACTGGAGCAGCATGTCATGAAAATTATGCAGGACATTCCAGACAATAACATCCTGTTGGATCACTTCCTCGAACATGCGATTGAAGCCGAAGCGGATGCTATTTGCGATGGCGAAGATGTGTATATCATTGGGATCATGGAACACATCGAACCAGCTGGTATTCACTCAGGCGATTCGTATGCTGTGCTTCCCACGTTCGATTTAAGCGAGAACGTGCTTCGGCAAATTGAGGAACACACGAAGAAAATCGCGGTGGCCCTTAAGACCGTTGGCCTGATCAATATTCAGTTCGCCATTAAGGATGAGGTGGTGTATATTATTGAAGCCAACCCTCGCGCCAGCCGCACGGTGCCTTTCATTTGTAAAGCCTACCAGGAACCTTATGTTAACTACGCCACTAAGGTGATGCTGGGCGACAAAAAGGTGAAAGATTTCGACTTCAAGCCGGTTAAAAAAGGGTACGCCATCAAAATTCCGGTGTTCTCGTTCAGCAAATTCCCGAACGTGAACAAGGAGCTCGGCCCCGAAATGAAATCTACCGGAGAGGGAATCTATTTCATCGATGACCTCACGGACGATTACTTCCAGAAGGTTTATTCGGAACGAAATCTGTATCTCAGCCGGTAG
- a CDS encoding putative toxin-antitoxin system toxin component, PIN family, with the protein MTDNLTPSIRIVFDTNVLISALVFSGFAEDVYDHCALHFELYTSEWILSEFDEKMERKFGYSPERRKRIIETVRERHIVITPTNDMPVNSSDPNDNNVLRAALFIEAHFLITGDAKHLQILKRVGNTEIISPRMFSDRYIA; encoded by the coding sequence ATGACTGACAATCTCACACCCTCTATTCGAATAGTCTTTGATACGAATGTTCTTATTTCGGCACTAGTATTTTCAGGCTTTGCCGAAGACGTTTATGACCACTGTGCCCTGCACTTTGAACTTTATACATCCGAGTGGATATTGAGTGAGTTTGACGAAAAAATGGAGCGAAAATTTGGCTACTCCCCAGAACGAAGAAAACGAATCATTGAAACTGTTCGTGAAAGGCACATTGTCATAACGCCCACCAATGACATGCCAGTCAACTCTAGCGACCCCAATGACAACAATGTGCTTCGGGCAGCCTTATTTATTGAAGCCCATTTTCTAATAACAGGCGACGCGAAACATCTTCAAATCTTGAAGCGAGTTGGAAATACCGAAATTATTAGTCCACGTATGTTTTCTGACCGATACATAGCTTAA